The Ziziphus jujuba cultivar Dongzao chromosome 7, ASM3175591v1 genome includes a region encoding these proteins:
- the LOC107425602 gene encoding probable pectinesterase/pectinesterase inhibitor 51, producing MTSHHRKPTKPFPLSLSKPTFLLISMASLLILSLISLLLFFSLSSASNHHSHHNPKIIPTVPTSSSLPAAIQQACKATRFPEQCQTSLSQSPHLPPNPSSVEIVQSAISVSSENLKTALSMVKSILDSSSGSQNRTTAANNCLEVLHNSEYRTSLAGKAFPAGKMKDARAWMSAALLFQYDCWSALKYANDTKMVNETMSFLDSLIGLSSNALSMMASYDNFGAKTESWVPPKTERDGFWGNGSGSGSDLGSGGGFPSKLTADATVCKDGRGGCYKTVQDAVNAAPDNAVVGKKFVIHIKEGVYEETVRVPLEKKNVVFLGDGMGKTVITGSLNVGQPGISTYNTATVGVLGDGFMASGLTIKNTAGPDAHQAVAFRSDSDLSVIQNCEFLGNQDTLYAHALRQFYKSCRIQGNVDFIFGNSASVFQDCQIFVAPRQLKPEKGENNAVTANGRTDPAQSTGFVFQNCLINGTEEYMKLYYSKPKVHKNFLGRPWKEYSRTVFINCNIESLLAPQGWMPWSGDFALKTLFYGEFGNSGPGSNLSQRVAWSSRIPAEHVNAYSVQNFIQGDEWIPTSQ from the exons ATGACATCCCACCACAGAAAACCAACAAAACCCTTCCCACTCTCACTCTCCAAACCAACTTTCCTCCTCATTTCCATGGCTTCCCTCCTCATTCTCTCCCTCATCtctcttcttctcttcttctctctctcctccgcGTCTAACCATCACAGCCACCACAATCCCAAAATCATTCCCACCGTACCCACCTCCTCCTCTTTACCGGCAGCGATCCAGCAGGCTTGCAAGGCAACCAGGTTCCCGGAACAATGCCAGACCTCGCTATCCCAATCTCCCCATCTCCCGCCCAACCCTTCCTCCGTCGAAATCGTTCAATCAGCCATCTCTGTCTCGTCGGAAAACCTCAAAACCGCCCTTTCCATGGTTAAATCGATCCTCGACTCCTCCTCCGGCAGCCAGAACCGGACCACCGCCGCGAATAACTGCCTCGAGGTCCTTCACAATTCCGAGTACCGGACCTCCCTCGCCGGCAAAGCCTTTCCGGCCGGGAAAATGAAGGACGCCCGCGCGTGGATGAGCGCCGCTCTGCTCTTCCAGTACGACTGCTGGTCGGCGCTCAAGTACGCGAACGACACCAAAATGGTGAACGAGACGATGTCGTTTCTTGATTCGCTGATCGGGCTGTCCAGCAATGCGCTGAGCATGATGGCGTCGTACGACAACTTCGGGGCGAAGACCGAGTCGTGGGTCCCACCGAAAACGGAGAGAGACGGGTTCTGGGGGAACGGGTCTGGCAGTGGGTCGGATCTGGGTTCGGGTGGGGGGTTTCCGTCCAAGTTAACGGCGGATGCGACGGTCTGTAAGGACGGAAGGGGAGGGTGTTATAAGACGGTGCAAGACGCCGTTAACGCGGCTCCGGATAACGCGGTGGTAGGGAAGAAGTTCGTGATTCATATAAAGGAAGGAGTTTACGAGGAGACCGTGAGGGTCCCTTTGGAGAAGAAGAACGTAGTGTTTTTGGGTGATGGGATGGGCAAAACTGTAATTACAGGATCTTTGAATGTGGGCCAGCCTGGGATCTCCACCTATAATACGGCAACAGTTG GAGTTCTTGGAGATGGATTCATGGCAAGTGGTCTTACAATCAAGAACACAGCCGGTCCTGATGCACACCAAGCGGTAGCATTCAGATCAGACAGTGATCTTTCTGTCATTCAGAATTGTGAGTTCTTAGGCAATCAGGACACTCTCTATGCTCATGCCCTTCGACAATTCTACAAATCGTGCCGTATCCAAGGCAACGTAGATTTCATATTCGGAAACTCAGCTTCAGTTTTCCAGGACTGCCAGATCTTCGTCGCTCCGCGACAACTCAAGCCTGAGAAGGGCGAAAACAATGCTGTCACAGCTAATGGCCGGACAGACCCGGCACAATCCACTGGATTCGTTTTCCAAAACTGTTTGATAAATGGTACTGAGGAGTACATGAAACTGTATTATAGCAAGCCTAAAGTGCACAAAAACTTCTTGGGAAGGCCATGGAAAGAATACTCGAGGACGGTTTTCATAAACTGTAACATTGAATCTCTTCTAGCCCCTCAGGGTTGGATGCCATGGAGTGGAGATTTTGCTTTGAAAACTCTTTTTTATGGTGAATTTGGGAATTCTGGACCTGGGTCTAATTTGTCACAGAGAGTGGCTTGGAGTAGCCGAATTCCTGCTGAGCATGTCAATGCATATTCAGTGCAGAACTTTATTCAAGGAGATGAGTGGATTCCAACATCTCaataa
- the LOC132804490 gene encoding TMV resistance protein N-like: MEPGHVITLMTWICHVAILLALFTTRVATRDRHKSPVADELVQILDCKKRNGQIVIPVFYHIKPSHVRKQKGSYASGLGKLGERFDEDKISLWRVSLKEAANLSGFDSQKIRPESELVEAITKGILKKLNYVSLGDLKGLVGVEECVKEIESLPCIGPENVRIIGIWGMGGIGKTTLADVVFNRLSSQFESCYFLGDVEEKMKTSVPDYFQEKLLSALLEEENFNEGLPSIRSIFFQERLRRKNVLIVFDNMKDNQIEILSRARDLFGHGSRIIVTTRNVHVLRNIRADQIDI; the protein is encoded by the exons ATGGAACCAGGCCATGTCATCACATTGATGACGTGGATATGCCACGTGGCGATCCTGTTGGCACTATTTACGACACGTGTCGCTACTAGAGACAGACACAAGTCACCTGTAGCAG ATGAACTGGTGCAGATACTGGACTGCAAGAAAAGAAATGGACAGATTGTTATACCTGTATTTTACCACATAAAACCATCACATGTAAGGAAACAGAAGGGAAGCTATGCATCTGGATTAGGTAAACTTGGAGAACGTTTTGATGAAGATAAAATCAGCTTATGGAGGGTTTCTTTGAAAGAAGCAGCCAATCTATCTGGCTTTGATTCACAGAAAATTAG GCCTGAGTCTGAATTAGTAGAGGCAATTACTAAAGGCATTTTGAAGAAACTGAATTATGTATCATTAGGTGATTTAAAGGGTTTAGTTGGAGTCGAAGAATGTGTCAAGGAAATTGAGTCATTACCATGCATTGGCCCAGAAAATGTTCGCATTATAGGTATTTGGGGTATGGGAGGAATTGGAAAGACTACCCTAGCTGATGTTGTATTTAACCGGTTGTCTTCTCAATTCGAGAGTTGTTACTTTCTTGGAGATGTCGAAGAAAAAATGAAGACATCTGTCCCTGATTATTTCCAAGAGAAACTTCTTTCTGCACTGTTAGAGGAAGAAAATTTCAACGAGGGCTTACCATCTataagatcaattttttttcaagaaaggCTTCGTCGTAAAAATGTTCTCATTGTTTTTGATAACATGAAGGACAACCAAATAGAAATTTTGTCACGAGCACGTGATTTATTTGGCCATGGAAGTAGAATCATTGTGACAACTAGAAATGTGCATGTGCTTAGAAACATCAGAGCTGATCAGATAGATATATGA
- the LOC107425581 gene encoding disease resistance-like protein DSC1, with protein MVNYANGNPVALKALGSYIYCRREEEWKCASSELKKVFNKEIHNVLKTSYDGLNENQKEIFLDISCFFIGEEKDHVERKLDGCRYCAEIGIPVLVDESLITIRDKKIQMHNLLQEMGREIVRQESVKDAGKPSRLFIPEESYQGTKAIEGIFLDMSKIREGLLSLPDALRYFHWDGYPLKSLPATFTPENLVELNMPYSQVELLWNGVQLTHEVPSHFQSLDKLTFLSLRTCSNVKSLPELPWSIEFLDLSEKAQESPNHHLQVQISYEYLAHRCSQLENFPKILEPMESLRTLSLNGTAIKRLHTSIANLHGLEHLILSSCKFLDFIPSSICNLHNLEYLSFSCCSKLQKLPPIAGLWCSWLVKQHGDTLDIRGSWIFAHISEITIKRVSLPHVSIEELPFLPTLDLNKSKRLKSLSKLPYLLKVLYEHDCTLPNTETISRTELTPDWKYYRNFGVKDEGLIFSDCLKLYQTASSSIMVDAQLKIWHMTTLAKEFFGTDETSYERPWFGVCYLGHEIPKWFMYQTAGPLLDIKLPPHWFDTNNFLGFALSIVVTFDDNNEDYYDSNSDCYLECETHFKTSYDTSESHYKFNCPLLVWHKAQVFYSDHVFQWYDYSLCRHDISSWSSGTGVELYFYPREYFKHNCPYHGTVKNCGMYLLYVKDTENTIFNNQDREDKEPDDGDKSEFSGSMIGSSFEAEKGDESERSGSSSVSFADDKEDEEIEFNGSIIEKEEEKDDYMDEPCPKRMKQLNS; from the exons ATGGTAAACTATGCTAATGGTAATCCAGTGGCTCTCAAAGCTTTGGGCTCTTACATTTATTGCAGAAGAGAAGAAGAATGGAAATGTGCATCATCTGAATTGAAAAAAGTTTTCAACAAAGAAATTCATAATGTGTTGAAAACAAGTTATGATGGACTCAATGAAAATCAGAAAGAGATATTTCTTGAcatttcatgtttttttatAGGCGAGGAAAAAGATCATGTAGAAAGGAAACTGGATGGCTGCCGTTACTGTGCTGAAATAGGAATACCAGTTCTTGTCGACGAGTCTCTGATAACTATCAGagacaaaaaaatacaaatgcacaATCTGCTACAAGAGATGGGTCGTGAAATTGTCCGCCAAGAGTCGGTTAAAGATGCTGGAAAGCCTAGTAGATTATTCATTCCTGAAGAAAGCTATCAA GGAACTAAAGCAATTGAAGGCATATTCCTGGACATGTCTAAGATCAGAGAG GGTCTTCTATCTCTTCCTGATGCACTAAGATATTTCCACTGGGATGGATACCCTTTGAAATCTTTGCCAGCAACATTCACCCCAGAAAATCTTGTTGAACTCAATATGCCCTATAGTCAGGTTGAGCTACTTTGGAATGGAGTTCAG CTTACACATGAAGTTCCTTCACATTTTCAATCTCTTGACAAGCTTACTTTCCTGAGTCTGAGAACTTGCAGTAATGTTAAAAGTCTTCCAGAGTTACCATGGAGTATCGAGTTCTTAGATTTAAGCGAG AAGGCTCAAGAGTCTCCCAACCATCATTTGCAAGTTCAAATCTCTTATGAGTATTTGGCTCACAGGTGTTCACAATTGGAAAACTTCCCCAAGATCTTGGAACCTATGGAGAGTTTAAGGACTCTCAGTTTAAATGGAACAGCCATTAAAAGGTTACACACATCAATTGCCAATCTACATGGACTTGAGCACTTGATTCTTTCTTCTTGCAAATTCCTTGACTTCATTCCGTCCAGCATTTGTAATTTACACAATCTTGAATATCTTTCCTTTTCTTGCTGCTCAAAGCTTCAAAAGTTGCCTCCCATTGCCGGTTTATGGTGCTCCTGGCTGGTAAAACAACATGGTGATACATTAGATATCCGTGGAAGTTGGATATTTGCACATATTAGTGAAATCACTATTAAGAGAGTATCCCTACCACACGTAAGCATTGAAGAACTACCATTTTTGCCTACCCTTGACTTGAATAAGAGCAAGCGCCTTAAGTCCTTATCAAAGCTTCCCTATCTGCTAAAAGTTTTATATGAACATGACTGCACATTACCAAACACAGAGACAATTTCAAGAACAGAACTCACACCTGATTGGAAGTACTATCGAAACTTTGGAGTAAAAGATGAGGGTCTTATATTTTCAGATTGCCTAAAGTTATACCAGACAGCAAGCAGCAGCATAATGGTTGATGCACAACTTAAAATTTGGCATATGACAACCCTAGCAAAAGAGTTCTTTGGAACTGAT GAAACATCATATGAAAGACcttggtttggtgtttgttaTCTGGGGCATGAAATTCCCAAGTGGTTCATGTACCAAACGGCAGGACCTTTATTAGATATCAAGCTTCCTCCACATTGGTTTGATACCAACAATTTCTTGGGCTTTGCTCTCAGCATTGTGGTTActtttgatgataataatgagGACTACTACGATTCTAATAGCGATTGCTATTTAGAGTGTGAAACTCATTTCAAAACTAGCTATGATACATCAGAAAGCCATTACAAATTTAATTGCCCTCTCTTGGTTTGGCACAAAGCCCAAGTTTTCTATTCAGATCATGTGTTCCAGTGGTATGACTATTCACTGTGTCGCCATGATATATCTAGTTGGTCCAGTGGCACGGGAGTTGAGCTTTACTTCTATCCTCGTGAATATTTTAAACATAACTGTCCGTACCATGGCACCGTTAAAAACTGCGGGATGTACCTGCTATATGTCAAAGACACAGAGAACACCATTTTTAATAATCAAGATAGGGAGGACAAAGAACCAGATGATGGGGATAAGTCTGAATTCAGTGGGAGCATGATTGGTAGCTCGTTTGAGGCAGAAAAAGGAGACGAGTCTGAACGCAGTGGAAGTTCAAGTGTTAGCTTTGCAGATGACAAAGAGGATGAGGAGATTGAATTCAATGGAAGCATAattgagaaagaagaagaaaaagacgaCTATATGGATGAACCATGTCCTAAGAGAATGAAGCAATTAAATTCTTGA